The Waddliaceae bacterium genome segment GAAGCGTATACCACACATCCCAGCTCCGTAGTTGACGACGTCCCAAGGAAAAAGCGGTATAAGGCGCGCAAAAAGGATGGAAAAGAAACCATTTTTCGAGATAAACCTATCACATACGCCAGCCGTGTTTTTCTCTGTCATCTTAGCAGCGAAACCTCTTCCAAGATGGCGCGCTATGATAAAGGGAATTATGCTAGCGAGAACGGCACCGATAACAGTATATACCGTCCCCAAATACACTCCCCATATGGCACCGCTTGCTGTGGAAAGCAGCGACGCAGGAAAAAAGATTATAGAGGTAAGCATATACATCCCGATATAAACAACAGGAGCCCATAACCCTAACGTTATGATGAAATTCTGGATCTTCTCGATAGAGAATCGCTCGTCGATATCGAAATAATACCCTAAAAATACCATCACAGCAACGAATGCAGCAAAGATAACAAATTTCTTGGTTTCTTTTTTCATGACAGCTCCTTGCCATGGTCGGCATATTTCTTTAAAGCAACGGATTTCTTGGCAGAGACAAGGGCGTCAGTTATTTTCCAGGACTCCTGTAATTCGTCGAACCTTGTGAAAAGCGTCTTGTCGCCAGCGATACATTCTGCAAGGAGAGTGTCATATGCTGCTATGCTGTTACCGGTAAATTCACAAGAATGACAAAATTCCATGGTGACGGCTTTGAAGACATCAGCAGCAAGGACATAGTGGTTGAAGTCGAAAGCAATATCTTGCGTCGGCTGTATGTCTATAGTAAGTTTGTTGGTTTTAATTTTATATAGCTTACAGTGGTGTTTGCACGGATTTTTTTTGAATATTATCTCGATATAAGCGCGACGATTTCCTAGCATCTTTCCAGTGGTAAGGACGATGTCAGTGCCTTTCCAGCGCCTGCTGTTGCAACGCAACTT includes the following:
- a CDS encoding TVP38/TMEM64 family protein is translated as MKKETKKFVIFAAFVAVMVFLGYYFDIDERFSIEKIQNFIITLGLWAPVVYIGMYMLTSIIFFPASLLSTASGAIWGVYLGTVYTVIGAVLASIIPFIIARHLGRGFAAKMTEKNTAGVCDRFISKNGFFSILFARLIPLFPWDVVNYGAGMCGIRFRDYLFATALGIIPGSFTYNLIGSTLGQPLDITKVVIVTAVVVLMGTVTFLIKKKNGGIETIPPK